The window ATGTTGTTGAAAAACAACTCCTCATACCCATCATTATCGAAATCGGCGCTAATCACCGTGCGGATCGGAGAGGGAATTGCCATGTCAGGAGGGGCAACATCTTTAAAATGCCCCGGTACTCCTTGTAAATACATCCGGTGCGGGCCTAACCAGTTGCCGTAAACCAGATCGAATCGACCATCCCCATCCGCATCTAACGCCACTAAACCGCGACCATTTTGATCAGGGTCATCAATACCTGCCATTTGGGCCATCTCTTTAAATGTGCCATCACCTTGGTTGCGAAACAAAAAATTCCGTCCATGTTCATTGACGGCGAAAATATCCATGTGATCGGAAACCAAGGGCAGGGAAATAACGGAACGTCCACCTGTGGTTAAGTCCAGTCCCACTTCTGGTGCAACATCAACCAAGTGACCCTTTTCATTGAGTTCATACAACCGCATTGGGCCGCCGTAATTGGCGACGAAGAATCCATATTGTCCAGTTCCCTTTCGGTCTACACAAACGACGGAACGACCGGCAGTGAAATTGATAGCGTTTTGATTTTCGGGTAAGGAAAATAGATCCACCCACTTGCCATCTCGGTAGTCAAATAAGCAATCGCCAAATCCCTTTCGCCCAGCAAACGTATCTGTATTGAGGACATAGATTTCTTCCCGTCCATCGCCATCAATGTCACCCGCGGCAACACCAATGGCTTGTCGTCCAGCATCAGCTAGAATTTCATCTGCAATATTGACCAATCCCTGCCCATTGTATTTCAGCACCAGATTCGGGCCATTAAACCCTGCCACAAATAACTCGAAGGAGCCATCCCCATCGACATCTGTTATAGCAAGGCCGTAATTCATCTGAATCGGGTTATCCAACAGGAATTTGCTCTTGTTAGTAAACATGTTGGCGGCTATTTAGGTTATTACTCCAATCTTGCACCATTCTCAGTAGGTAAAAAAACTGGCTCGGAGTTAAAACTTCGAGTTCATAGAGGGATTCAGGAGTAAGTCTCACAGAAAAAAGGCCGAATGATGTGGGTTTATGGCAGGATAAAAAACACTGATATCAGTGGTCTTTGAATGGATTTTTTGTAAGAGTCAGTATGAATTTCGATACAATCAAACTCCCCAAATTAGGTAGGGGTTTAAAAATACTTCTCAGACGGGCATTCTAATGGTTGCCAACTTGGATTATCCCTAATAAATTAAGTTAAAATAACGTAAGTTTTTTATTCTAGTGGTCGGCGGTAATTGATAGCATTTAATGGAAATTTATCAATTGAAAACCTCCTTATCCTAACTATTTTACTCCCTAAAGCTGGGGATAAGAAGGTCTCAATCAGGAAGTCAGGCGTTTAAGCTCTCTATTCAAAATAATGTACATTCGCGATCGGGGCGACCAAAGGCCATAACAAAGCGGCGATAAAAATATCTATTACAACAGCGGAAGCCTCTTGCAGAGATAATGGGCTATCTGGAGTGAAGCGCTCTAACCAAGTTATGAAGTAATAGGTAATCGCCATCAGGTAAGCAACGACTAAAGAAGCTAAAAACATTAACACAATACGAGACTAGGAAACGCTATACCGCATCGTTGACTAACCATAAGGTGGCAATGACGGACTTAGCTCCAGCATTGAGAAAATAGTAACTGATGCCTGCCATCTCAACACCATCGCGATCGGGGCCACCCAAAGCCGTTTCGCAAGCCGACAGGACAACTAAGTGGATATTGGCTAAATCTTGCAGGCTTCTAACATCGCTTCTGTAACCGGATGGAATTTTATTCTGGAGGGTCTATCTGTAGCCGAATGTTAGTGAAATAGTATGAGCTAACTCAACCTATTAGTTAGGTGGATCGAAGCGATTGACTAAGGCAGACACTGCAACCATTGGTAACCCAATGAGTAGGCAGAGCAACCATTGATTAACGTCCAGTGGTGCCGTGGAAAACAAGTTATTCATCAAGCTCCATTGACTGAAGCTGACCTGCAAAAGTACAGTACAGGCAATACCAATACCAATGGCTCTGGCATCACTAATTTGTTCGATTCTACCTCGAAGTTTATTAACGATTGCACTTCCTAGTTGGCTAATACTCAAAAGGTAAAAAATTCGTCCTGCTACTAAGGCTTGAATGGCCATCGTGCGAGCTAAATCGATATTTCCTGTAGTGGCTTTTATCCATTCAAATACGCCGAAAATCAAAATCCAGTTAAAAACAGAAATGACCACAATGCGCTTGAGCAACCTCCCAGAAAGCAAGGGTTCATTTGGCTTACGTGGGGGGCGTTGCATCTCTCGCTGCGACTTCGGCTCAAAGGCTAGGGGAACGGTCATGGTGATGGAATTAACCATATTCAGCCAGAGAACTTGTAACGATAAGATGGGCAAGGCTCTAGCTAACAGTACGCTAATCAAAATCGTCATCGATTCCCCACCGTTTACGGGGAGAATAAACGCGATCGCTTTTTGCAAATTTCGATAAACGGTACGTCCTTCCTCAACTGCCGCTTCGATAGAGGCAAAGTTATCATTCGTCAAAATCATGTCAGAGGCTTCTTTCGCCACCTCCGTCCCCCCCTGTCCCATCGCAATGCCGATATCAGCTTGCTTGAGAGCCGGTGCATCATTAACCCCGTCTCCCGTCATAGCGACAACTTCGCCTTTGGATTGCAGGGCTTCAACCAAACGCAATTTCTGTTCCGGGGCAACACGGGCAAACACAGAACCATTTTCTACTGCGGTGGCAAGTTCCTGTTTATCCATTTGGGTGAGTTCTTGTCCTGTGAAGGCCAAAACTTCCTGATTTTTGTTAAATCCCATCCGAGATGCGATCGCTCGTGCCGTAACCGCATGATCGCCCGTAATCATCTTCACCTGGATACCCGCATCTTGGCAGGCTTGCACAGCCCTAATCGCTTCTTCTCGCGGGGGATCGATCATGCCCTGCAACCCGATTAAAATTAGACCTGCTTCAATATCTCGATGATCTAGCGAGTTCTGAGTATCGGGTGCAGATTTCATGGCAAAAGCCAACACCCGCAACCCTTGATGAGCCATCGCATCAACTTCCCGATGCACCACTTCTTGCTCTACAGGTATCAGTTCCCCCTGTTCATCCAACATCTGCTGACAACGAGAGATCAATGCCTCTACCGAACCTTTAACATAGATAATCCTGTGTTCTGAATCCTGGTATGCCAGTGGCGAAGAGGCAAATTTTCCCTCTTGCTTTTTGCCTTGTTCATGCAACGTTGCCATGTACTGAAACTCAGATTCAAAGGGAATACCATCTAGTCTAGGCATCTCCCGTTCTAAATTTGGCTGAGTCAATCCCACTTTGTTGGCAACCGCAATTAACCCTCCCTCAGTTGGATCGCCAACGACCTGCCATTGACCGTCCTTTTCTTCCAAGTGAGAATCGTTACACAACAATCCAGCTTTCAGACATTCCAGAAGGATGGGGGAACTGTTCGGCTCAACTGGTTGTTCATTTTGTAGGATTTCTCCTTGTGGAGCATAACCCGCACCACTGGCAGTATAGTGCTGACCCCCTGCATAAATCGCTTGCACGGTCATTTGATTTTCTGTCAGCGTACCCGTTTTGTCCGAACAAATGACTGTTGCACCACCTAGAGTCTCAACGGCGGGTAATTTGCGAACAATGGCATGGCGACGCGCCATCCGGGAAACGCCAATGGCTAGCGTTATGGTAACGACGGCGGGCAAACCTTCGGGAATTGCACTAACTGCCAAGGCAACAGCCGCCTCAAACATCGTCACCCAGGAGTTGCCGTACCCCAAACCAACGGCAAACGTCAGCGCGGCTACCCCCAGAATGATGTAGAGCAACGTGCGACTGAATTTATCAAATTTACGGGTTAACGGGGTTGAGAGATTCGCGTGTTGCTCCATTAATTGGGAAATCCGTCCCGTTTCGGTCGCTTCTCCAATTGCAACAACCATACCCCTTCCCTGCCCAAACGTGACAAAGCTACCCCCATAAGCCATGTTAGTTCGTTCGGCTAGGGGAGCCTTTGGATCGAGCGGTTGCGTGTCCTTTTCTACAGCAAGCGACTCACCTGTAAGGGCTGATTCATTTACCTGCAAGTTACGCGCACTGACGAGTCGCAAATCGGCGGGTACTTTGTCCCCAGAAGTAAGAAGTACCAAATCGCCCGGTACTAATTCAGTCGAAGGAATTTTTACCTTTTGACCATCGCGCAGGAGGGTGGCATCGGTTTGGACGGAGGAGGCTAAAGCTGCGATCGCACTCTCAGCTTTTGATTCTTGAACAAACCCGATGATGGCGTTAATCAGCGTCACGCCCCAAATCACCCAGGCGTTCACCCATTCTCCCAAAAACGCTTTGATTGCACCCGCAATCAGTAAGATGTACAAGAGCGGTTGGTTAAATTGCAGGAGAAACCGCATCAAAGGACTTTTCCCCGGTTTGCCCTTGAGTTCGTTAGAACCATAACGTTCCTGTCGCTTTGCTGCTTCAGCCGATGTTAATCCTGTTTCTAGATTGCTGTCTAAATGCCGAGGAACTTCCCGTACAGACAGATGGTGCCATTGCTGTGACTGACTTTTTTCGTTTGCCGCTGCTGTCATGTTGTTCGCTCCAAGTCTTAACCCTGACAGGTGAGCTAAAAACTAAAGCTCCTTCAGGGGTTGTTTAACAGGCAGGAAAGTTTCTATATCCATCCAGTCTGGAAAACAAATGTGATGAGAAAATGACAAATACTACTTTTAAATATTGCTCAAATACCTACTGAAACAACGGGAATCATTTTTCAGATTTCTCACCTATTGCAGATGCATTTTTTTCTTACTGAAGGCGAGATACCCGACTACAAGCGAGAAGTCGAGTATCTGAATTGCTGGCATCTCACAACTCAAATAGGATTCCTATAAAACAGCACTAAATCTACAAAACTCTCAAGAATTCAGTTGAGGCAAATTTTTGATAACGCTGTCACTTTTTGATCACATTTGTTGTAGACACTGAAGACAGTAGGTTCAGGAAATGAACGAAGGAGAAGCACTATTGTGAAACACTCCGGTCATATAACTCATCAACGGCAGCAGCTTTTGGCCGCTTTGGTTTTAACCGTCATTCTACCTTTGGGTGCAGGTATAACCTTTTTAGTTGCCAATGCGGTCTATCCCAATTTATCTGGCACAGCGAAAGTTCTCAACAACAAGCAGCATGAAGCAATAGCGACTCAGCCGCTACGGGATGGGAGTTTACCAGATTCCGTTGTTCAGGCGGTCTTACAAGACGCTTCCAGGCGATCGAATTTGCCGAGTCAGGAGTTGAACATTGTCCGCGTACAACAGCGAGATTGGCCTGATGGTTGTTTGGGACTAGCTCTCTCTGGCATCTTCTGCTCTCAGGCGGTAGTTTCCGGTTGGCAAGTGACAGTGAATGCCGAGCAACAAAGCTTTGTTTATCGCACTGATAATTCAGGTTCTCTAGTCAAACTGGAAAGCAGCGACTTCAAGAGCAGGCGGGAAGGCAGCACCTAAAGTTCAAATGTTTCTGCTGCTGGAAATAGACGGAAGTGTTTTTATAGCTCCAATTAGAGAAATGTGCTATGCAGTTACGACGAATGATGGGGTTGCTGATTGCAAGCGTGAGCGCCAGTAGCTTACTGTGTGCTGGGTGTAGCCGACAACGCAACTTCGATGAAGTTGAACCTACTCCTCTCTCCTCATCAACCCACACCCAATATACCAACTCAAAAACGTAAGGTTGATGTGTGCCTTTCGCCTGACT of the Allocoleopsis franciscana PCC 7113 genome contains:
- a CDS encoding cation-transporting P-type ATPase, with the protein product MTAAANEKSQSQQWHHLSVREVPRHLDSNLETGLTSAEAAKRQERYGSNELKGKPGKSPLMRFLLQFNQPLLYILLIAGAIKAFLGEWVNAWVIWGVTLINAIIGFVQESKAESAIAALASSVQTDATLLRDGQKVKIPSTELVPGDLVLLTSGDKVPADLRLVSARNLQVNESALTGESLAVEKDTQPLDPKAPLAERTNMAYGGSFVTFGQGRGMVVAIGEATETGRISQLMEQHANLSTPLTRKFDKFSRTLLYIILGVAALTFAVGLGYGNSWVTMFEAAVALAVSAIPEGLPAVVTITLAIGVSRMARRHAIVRKLPAVETLGGATVICSDKTGTLTENQMTVQAIYAGGQHYTASGAGYAPQGEILQNEQPVEPNSSPILLECLKAGLLCNDSHLEEKDGQWQVVGDPTEGGLIAVANKVGLTQPNLEREMPRLDGIPFESEFQYMATLHEQGKKQEGKFASSPLAYQDSEHRIIYVKGSVEALISRCQQMLDEQGELIPVEQEVVHREVDAMAHQGLRVLAFAMKSAPDTQNSLDHRDIEAGLILIGLQGMIDPPREEAIRAVQACQDAGIQVKMITGDHAVTARAIASRMGFNKNQEVLAFTGQELTQMDKQELATAVENGSVFARVAPEQKLRLVEALQSKGEVVAMTGDGVNDAPALKQADIGIAMGQGGTEVAKEASDMILTNDNFASIEAAVEEGRTVYRNLQKAIAFILPVNGGESMTILISVLLARALPILSLQVLWLNMVNSITMTVPLAFEPKSQREMQRPPRKPNEPLLSGRLLKRIVVISVFNWILIFGVFEWIKATTGNIDLARTMAIQALVAGRIFYLLSISQLGSAIVNKLRGRIEQISDARAIGIGIACTVLLQVSFSQWSLMNNLFSTAPLDVNQWLLCLLIGLPMVAVSALVNRFDPPN
- a CDS encoding CRTAC1 family protein, producing the protein MFTNKSKFLLDNPIQMNYGLAITDVDGDGSFELFVAGFNGPNLVLKYNGQGLVNIADEILADAGRQAIGVAAGDIDGDGREEIYVLNTDTFAGRKGFGDCLFDYRDGKWVDLFSLPENQNAINFTAGRSVVCVDRKGTGQYGFFVANYGGPMRLYELNEKGHLVDVAPEVGLDLTTGGRSVISLPLVSDHMDIFAVNEHGRNFLFRNQGDGTFKEMAQMAGIDDPDQNGRGLVALDADGDGRFDLVYGNWLGPHRMYLQGVPGHFKDVAPPDMAIPSPIRTVISADFDNDGYEELFFNNMGEPNRLFAYRAGTWKAIDTGEAWEPDGAGTGAAVGDLDEDGQLTLFIAHGEATVQPITLYSPPENGHAWFRVLPLTERGAPARGSIVTLIGEQQTQRRVIDAGSGYLCQMEPIAHFGLGENPVIKQIEVRWPDGKIAKISSPKANQLIRVPYPSA
- a CDS encoding CHAT domain-containing protein; this translates as MPSGYRSDVRSLQDLANIHLVVLSACETALGGPDRDGVEMAGISYYFLNAGAKSVIATLWLVNDAV